The nucleotide sequence GAAGTATTCTGGAGAGAAGGTGGACAGTTGTCTCAAACCCGCCAGATTGGTGTGAACCTGCGTGTAGGCTTTTAATTCAGATTATTAACAACTAATTAAAGAGTATGAAAAAAATATTTGTATTACTTGTTACGGTAGCCGCATTGGCCGGTTGCAACAAGTTTGATGATCTCAACGTTTCCCCTACTGCATTGGCAGAACCCACCACCAGGGGGTTATTGACCAATGTACTGCAAAACCTCCCGGGTACTGCCTTTGGTAATAATACCGGTAATTTCTACGTCCAATATTTATCTGAAGGCCCCTATCCTGGCGGCTCCCTTTACAGTGCAAGGACTTTTGACTTTGCTGCCTATTATTCAGGCCCATTGTATGATCTGCAGAAAATCATTGAATACAATACCGACGAAGCTACCAAGGCTACTTTTGCCAACCCGGATAAATATGGGAGTCATGATAACCAGGTGGCAGTGGCCCGCATCCTGAAAGCTTACTTCTTCTGGTGGCTTACAGACCGCTATGGCGATATTCCTTATTCTGAAGCCTTACAAGGTGCTAAAGCTTTTGCACCTGCTTATGATAAGCAGCAGGCTATCTATACCGATCTGTTTAAAGAGTTAAAGGAAGCTGCTGCTATGATCAAGCCGGCTGAGAAAGCAGTAGTAGGGGACGTAATGCTCGATGGCGATATGGGCATGTGGAAAAAATTTGCTGCTACTACCCGCCTCATGATGTCGCTTCGTTTGATCAAAGTGGATTTTGCTAAGGGGAAGGCTGAATTTGAATCTGCCTTTGCCGATGGGGTTATTGCCAATGGGGAAGATATTATGTACAAGTACATTGCCGGCGATCCGAACAACTACAACCCCTGGTACAACAACTATTCCGTGAGCAACCGGAATGATTACGCCATCAGTACTACCATGACAGATTATATGGCGCCCAAAAACGATCCCCGTCTCAAAGTGTATGCAGAAATCTTAGATGATACGGTTGTTGGCTTACCATATGGTAAAAACGTAGCCGTCAATATACCGGCCATCTACAGCAGGATTGGTGATTATTTCAGAGGACAGGCGTCTCCTGCCACTATCTATTCCTATGCGCAGGTATTGTTTGCCCTGGCCGAAGCTGCCAAGGTGGGATACATTACCGGTGGCGATGGCGCTGCCGAATCCAATTATTATGCTGCTATTGAGGCATCCTGGAAGTTTTATGGTATTGAGTGGAACACTGCTAACCAGGCGGCTTTTGCCACCTATATAACAGAACCCGATGTAGCTTATACCCCCTCTACCGGTTACAAATCCATCATGACGGAAAAATGGATTCACCTGTACCTGAATGGGTATGAATCATGGGTTGATTGGCGCAGGACCGGCTTCCCCGTGTTAACACCCGCTGTAGACGCAATAGATCCCAAGGGCATACCGCTCAGGCAGGGATACCCTACGCAGGAAAAAGCCAATAATACCAAGAATTACACTGACGTGCTGGCAACAATGGGTGGTGTGGATGATAACTATGCCAAAGTGTGGTGGGATAAAGATTAATGCATATAAGCCTATAATAAAGCAAAATGCCCGGCCGCAGGCC is from Paraflavitalea devenefica and encodes:
- a CDS encoding SusD/RagB family nutrient-binding outer membrane lipoprotein is translated as MKKIFVLLVTVAALAGCNKFDDLNVSPTALAEPTTRGLLTNVLQNLPGTAFGNNTGNFYVQYLSEGPYPGGSLYSARTFDFAAYYSGPLYDLQKIIEYNTDEATKATFANPDKYGSHDNQVAVARILKAYFFWWLTDRYGDIPYSEALQGAKAFAPAYDKQQAIYTDLFKELKEAAAMIKPAEKAVVGDVMLDGDMGMWKKFAATTRLMMSLRLIKVDFAKGKAEFESAFADGVIANGEDIMYKYIAGDPNNYNPWYNNYSVSNRNDYAISTTMTDYMAPKNDPRLKVYAEILDDTVVGLPYGKNVAVNIPAIYSRIGDYFRGQASPATIYSYAQVLFALAEAAKVGYITGGDGAAESNYYAAIEASWKFYGIEWNTANQAAFATYITEPDVAYTPSTGYKSIMTEKWIHLYLNGYESWVDWRRTGFPVLTPAVDAIDPKGIPLRQGYPTQEKANNTKNYTDVLATMGGVDDNYAKVWWDKD